The following DNA comes from Nicotiana sylvestris chromosome 10, ASM39365v2, whole genome shotgun sequence.
gggaattcacacaacaacagatgcaaagagacaACATATTCAATACAAAACATAAACAGCAAggtagacaagattgttgaaactgtaaagcaaacacatagggatgaaactgaaagttaaattagaacataccagtttcagggaaatatGAATagaagagcagtagtaaagccaaattgcaaacacacagccagaagatttcagaagagagtagagtattgaattgagaatgtagaagtattgaaattgaaagtgtttaataagtgttgtcagagtattgaactcaaggtcttaaagagtattgaattggaagtgtgtaaGAGTGTAGAAGTGACGTGCCCTTTATAGTGCtgaaagcaagtaagaaaaggtaagaaaatagtttcgaaaCCAATCACATAAGGTCGttcttcaattaagggattctgatttcaaacgacaagataattaaggaaagagtttgatcaaaatcttttccaaagtagcacaagaagggtaaatacacaaaagttatttaaggcaaaagtccagtggtacatggtttgtgcaaataaggaaaggcgatCACTCAACAACCAGTAAAATCAAAATTGcaggctttgttcgaatgaaccaagtcaggaaaaataaggaaagggttttacttaaggaaaatcagtaacaatcaatcaaaccttattaagagaaattctgaatcaatcacaagttgacaaAACCTTCTGATGGAAAAGTTCCTCATATAGAAAGCATACAGACAtatcaaacaagaaagaactatcatgcaaaaaagcctagtatagaagagttccgggtcataacaaagaggctcaaatccAGTACATAGACTCAGAATGAGTTTGAGAGTGTCCAAGGTCCCAAATAAAACCCTAGTCCAAAACAcaagatcaaactcgccaaaaaAACCCCAAACcccagggttttcaactcgagtcagatacagagaaaagaagacaaataactgaaacaggctcagaagtCTCTTTCAGGGAATCATGTgaaaacaaacagataaaatagcaggttcaaggcaaatagaatgaagaacttatttgaagcataaagaacacattttaagaaagcttggaacttaaacaagtttcagaagagaaacgagatagtatagcacttaagagaacagtagaggaaacatgtttaacaaagaactcaaacaaaatccagaagaaggcaactaaagacctaaaagcttagtagaaaatacagtaaaggaacataggggtaaacgaacacataagataaacatgtgaaaacatgatatagaaaccagtagaagaaagagcggagcacaatagaaggacatgcaaataaggcaaacataagaacacaggagaaggacatgcgagatagaaaagagaacataaaaacatagcatagacagattcacacaaagagaagaagaagaagaggagtcagaaaacattttaaaaccttttcagagaacctaaatcgaagagaagtaatttttgaaagaaaattagggaaaacatttaagaactcaagtagagcatagacaTAGCATGgatataagaaaacaaccagagaaaaaGCTCAAATagtttagggtttcagagaaaccctagaaatgagaaaggcttggaagaaggtccgatcttgagtcggagaggtcagaaataggcttcTGATGCTTGAATACGCCGGAGCCAgaccggagaggccatagaaccttggatctgTAGAGATCTGAAAGGAAACCATCGAGGTCGGACCTCAAAACTTCAAACACCCAGGGTttaatggtggaggagggtgagtacaggccattcatggcctgagaagccatgggttTCGGTGAGATTGCGGTTGTAggggtgagagaggctagggtttcaggaaccttcgagagagtttgagagagagagagagggagtaTTCAAAGGTGGCTGAGAGATGGAAATGAGAGGATTAGGGTTGGgttagtgaattaaaaaaggtaaggggtaatcgtggtcgttgatctaaatgatcaacggcctggattgaaagaAAGGGCCAGACGGGTTAATTGGTTGGGTTCGGGGTCGGGTTAGATTAGAATTGGGCCagtccaattgggtttcaaaattgggtcaattagggggggtcaatttggctatgattgaaataaaaatgggccgggTTTTAAATAgtcagtttttccctttttattttataaaaaatagtaaaatgagtTTGAAAGTAAATTAAGAGTATTGGAacagttaataatatataaatattgatttaaaaatgttggaaccaattttataattataaaaatgctattaaatcttaaagtaggctagaattgcaattatatgcaatttagctttaaaaataccaaataaatatgtaaaaatatataaaaactaccttaactatattttggtataaatatgggaaataaaacaaattatccaccaaaatgataattttggaaataattattgattTTTATACTGCTGAAatgagcaataaattgattttaaaaatttttaaaaattgagaaaaaatactaaaacacttgggaatgcttatatatgtatatatatgttattttgaaagtattttgcatatatgaaaaatatacagggaataattgggtatcaacagctgctcaTCTTTACCcaagaagaatgaaagagttgtcgggtaaagatatgatgaccactTTTGACTGAGCgagatggtttgaagaatttgaccgtgctctggttcctgagctgcctacatatccctggtcttatatgAATCaaccatatgtagttcaggatccatcagcGGAATATGCTAACGGAGGTTTTACAAGAACGGACGCGGTATTCAGGTTAGGAAGGATAGTTAAGCTCTAATccgggctgcgggaactggagcgggaccACTCCTGCTAAGACGGccgttgctagccggtttacctgcaaatgagcaatacgaacatatattgtgcataattttaaacgtgatgcaagttccattggaccatgaatgttgtctttggatggttaagatgatgtcctcagaccatgacgtcctaggccatgaaacgtataataaaggatttgtaggccatgaaatgatgctctttggctatgaagatgatgcctccaagctatgatgcctttgaataatgatatgcaaaagataaaatagggtcctcaggccatggcatggcgttctcgggctatgaaaatggtgcctctgaacaatgatgccttcggacaatttggcgatctttcagcccatgagatgcagaaggaggcgatctttcagccaatgcaaaaaatgtaaatgcggcggcggtatttcagccgatgcaagatataaatagaaagtggcgatatttcagccatgcaaaaaaTGTAAACGTGGTGGCGTTATTTTAGCCGATGCAAGatagaaagtggcgatatttcagccatgcaagaaaaataaaagtggcgatatttcagatGTGGAAGATGTagatgaaggtggcgatctttcagccatgcgagacataaataaagtggcaatatttcagccatgcaggtggagacaaggcttagtctcgaaaggcagaatggtagccttatgcggtgcagcgaaatgcagatggaggtagagcttaacctcagaaggcagaatggtagccttatgcaatgcggagaatgcagatggagacaaagcttagtctcggaaggcagaatggtagccttatgcaatgcggagaaatgcagatggaggtacagcttaacctcgaaaggcagaatggtagcctcatgcaatggaggcgaaatgcagatggaggtagagcttaacctcggaaggtagaatggtagccttatgcaatgtaaagaatgcagatagagacagagcttagtctcagaaggcagaatggtagccttatacaatgcaaagaatgtagatggagatagtgcttagtctcggaaggcagaatggtagccttatgcaatgcaaagaatgcagatggagacagagcttagtctcagaaggtagaatggtagccttatgcaatgcaaagaatacAGATGGAGaaagtgtttagtctcggaaggcagaatggtagccttatgcaatgcaaagaatgtagatggagacagtgcttagtctcggaaggcaaaatggtagccttatgcaagaaataaaaggcaggtggcagtagagttttcttagctgatatctGATTTCGATATCGTggctgctggggatattgtgtgcGTATAGAAACTGTGAGTAGGTGACGGTTctaagagttgtattcctgatcagtatgagtgtatagtatatttgatgattttccaactcaggtgcctgcatccaaagaaaaattgtgagttttgtaaaggggaaaggttagttcgtatccccgctgactTTGCTTGACCTTCTCGGCTCTGTTTCGGTGATACTGTGCatattattggggtagcgttgctaaacaaagcaattttggtaacagacatgcatgatttagtaaaagcgtaatataagtgcataattaagaataattttctttagatgaaccgacgactgcgacgtggttcaaaacattgcaactttgcttgctccagaattttaagggtcctcctcaaaattctgccccagtttaccggGCTGCTGCTCCtgacggctgttaatgataaatggctggaatcgactttggaattttgagggtcctcctcaaatttttgccccagtttccaatagcggggaaaatggaaattttattaaattgtgactgaacccatagggctgcctacgtatcccctcttaaacgggaatcaggtcaggcatagttcaaacaacatcataaaagaaagcataaaggttacacatagtatcgcttgactgcgtctgaattgatcggctttggccaaacttctccgtctatttctgcaagtataagggctcctcctgtcagaacccggtgaaccatgtacggaccttgccagttgggagagaaattCCATTTAGCTtcctcttgatgcggaaaaatatTCTTTAACAACAGCTGCCCCCGTGcgaattgtctcggcttgactcttttgttgaaggctctggacattctgttctgatagagctgaccgtgccaaactgcattcattctttttccgtctataagagctagttgctcataatgactctTCACCTATTCTGCGTCATCGAGCTTTGCTTCCTGTAttatccttaaggaaggaatttctatctCAGGGGGTATGACTGCTTctaccatataccaacatgtagggagttgccccagttgatgtgcgaactgtggtgtagtatcccaataaagcaaatgagagcttctcgtgccaatgcttatgcttctctatcatttctcttagtatcttcttgatattcttgttggcagcttttacggctccgttcatttgaggtctgtaagttgtagaattcttgtgtttgattttgaagatttCACacgtggatttcatcaaatcactgttgatattggaaccattatcagtaatgattgattttGGGATCCCGAATCAACAAATGATGCGgtcacggacaaagtctgccgcaactttcttagtcactgctttgtatgatgctgtttcaacccatttggtaaaataatcaattgccactagaatgaacctgtgcctgtTTGATGTGgtgggctcgataggtccgatgacatccattccccaagcggcgaatggccatgacgagcttgttgcattaagctcatttggggcacctttatcatgtctacatgtatctgacaacgatgtcacttttggacatactggacgcagtccgtttccatagtcatccaaaaataaccagcccggagtatcttcttggctaacataaaaccattcatatgtggaccgcaggtcccagcatggatttcctctagtagcctggatgcttcctttgcgtcaacacaccttaataatcccaaatcaggattCCTCTTATATAGGATTCCTCTGTTGTGGAAGAAATTGTTAGATAACCTCTAAAGTGTGCGCCTCTGAGTGGTATTGgcaagctctgggtattctccttttgccaggtattcgttgatatcataaaaccaaggttttccgtccgcttcttcctcgacatgagcacagtaggcTGGTTGATCATGAATCttcaccggaataggatcaatgaagttcttatctgtatgttgtatcatagagaacagggtagccaatgcatcggcaaactcattctggactctggaacatgctggaattctatctttgtgaatctctttctCAACTCTTGTACATGATACAGATAAgagagtatcttagagttcttggttgcccattcttctcggacctgatgtataagcaagtctgaatccctgattcctagcaactcttggatgttcatgtcaatggtcaTCTTGAGTCCCGAGATGCAGGCTTTGTAcacggccatgttgttggtgcacgggaacctgagtttagcggacaccggataatgctgaccgatttctgatactagaactgctcctatgccaactcctttgaaatttgctgctccgtcgaaaaacattctccaaccatcataggattctgcaatgtcttctcctatgaaggatacctcctcgtcaggaaaatacatctttaaggatttgtattctccatccacgggattctcggcaagatgatctgccaaagcctgtcccttgatcactttctgagtcacgtagacaatgtcgaattcactcagtaggattttccacttggctaacttGCCAGCGGGCATGGGcttcaacggatccatccttgatatgagatacgtagtataggcacagaaatagtcccttaacttctgagctacccaagttagagcacaacaggtgcgttccaacagagaataccaaGCCTCGTatagggtgaacttcttactgagataatagatggcctgctccttatttcccatttcatcatgttgtcccagaacataactgaatgctccatccaatactacaaggtagagCAATAGAGGTCT
Coding sequences within:
- the LOC138879145 gene encoding uncharacterized protein, which produces MTIDMNIQELLGIRDSDLLIHQVREEWATKNSKILSYLYHVQELRKRFTKIEFQHVPESRMNKNFIDPIPVKIHDQPAYCAHVEEEADGKPWFYDINEYLAKGEYPELANTTQRRTL